The Toxorhynchites rutilus septentrionalis strain SRP chromosome 3, ASM2978413v1, whole genome shotgun sequence genome includes a region encoding these proteins:
- the LOC129773997 gene encoding uncharacterized protein LOC129773997: protein MLHQQNSNRNSNQSQPSRPNQSPPNSEQMQVQNPIAKDTPNQTLTSTTSAGPSVPVIAPSLSHCSTSLVANVRPITSTVLLQTALVNIIDSSGYSMWARALLDPASQINVISERLIQRLHIRKNKDYHTIGGIGRTTTMSTHSILLCIRSHCTEFSADLKFHILGEITRDLPSNAVDTTNWKLPSDIVFADPKFYEPSPVDMIIGMESYYDLLLEGFIKLGPGKPVLQKTLLGWVVSGKVGINQPSSSTIVAHVCSTQALEDQLARFWEIESCQSSSTMSVEESSCEAHFAATTTRDDLGRFVVTLPKKFEVLQQLGNAYPTAKRRLLSLSRRLEANHSLKLAYSLFLEEYLQLGHMEEVSPDSMTTTNASYYLPHHCIVRTDSLTTKQTDTGTSLNDVLMVGPVVQQDLVNITMRFRVPRYAIISDIEKMYRQIWVHLLDCPLQRILWIDKPGDPIRVFQLKTVTYGTSAAPYLATKCLQELAKQSKSSHPAAASVLANDFYMDDMISGVDGVLEGKVLCSQLLQLLESAGFSLRKWSSNSSEILESIPAHLRDERLVFDLDSMSSVKTLGLKWIPASDELGFHVPKWNNEEVITKRIALSDSARLYDPLGLVGPVIVLAKCFMQELWAIQKTWDEPLEEEIQLRWLQFRKELAAIESIVVPRWVISMQQPIIIEAHGFSDASQRAYGACIYLRVVSSNADISVHLLTSKSKVAPLGNSKNQKKISLPRLELSGALLLSHLFQKVRHSLKLDLKCFYWVDSTIVLHWLAGTPSRWKTFVANRVSEIQHISAGGNWGHVSGLENPADIISRGMLPTQLKEMDIWWQGPTWLRQPSRFWPSHIRTADDEFSSEDLEEQSTTLPVQCQPANPIFSLRSSFSSLVRLVAYVRRFSHNCRPANRQKQLSGFLRTTELNEATHTLVRIAQAESFPNDIQAIRSDGQIKPNSKLKSLSPIIIDGILRIGGRLRSLFPKTESTRAFWPPTILLQN, encoded by the coding sequence ATGCTCCATCAACAAAACAGCAATCGCAATTCAAACCAATCGCAACCCTCAAGGCCAAACCAAAGTCCACCTAATTCCGAACAAATGCAAGTCCAAAACCCGATCGCAAAGGACACTCCAAATCAAACTTTGACATCAACCACTTCGGCCGGTCCATCAGTTCCCGTCATCGCTCCGTCGCTCAGCCACTGCTCCACCTCCTTGGTCGCAAACGTCCGCCCGATAACATCAACGGTTCTGCTACAGACAGCTCTTGTGAATATTATCGACTCTAGCGGATACTCAATGTGGGCCAGAGCTCTTCTGGATCCAGCCTCGCAGATTAACGTCATCTCCGAACGATTGATTCAACGGCTGCATATTCGGAAGAATAAGGATTACCATACCATCGGGGGCATCGGAAGAACAACCACGATGTCTACTCATTCTATACTTCTGTGCATACGTTCTCATTGCACGGAGTTCAGTGCTGACTTGAAGTTTCACATTCTCGGCGAAATCACGCGCGATCTACCCTCGAACGCGGTGGATACGACCAACTGGAAATTGCCATCCGATATTGTCTTCGCAGATCCGAAATTCTACGAACCATCACCTGTCGACATGATTATCGGAATGGAGAGTTACTACGATCTCCTCTTGGAAGGCTTCATAAAGCTAGGTCCAGGCAAACCTGTTCTGCAGAAAACCCTACTAGGCTGGGTTGTCTCCGGAAAAGTTGGGATAAACCAACCGTCAAGCTCAACGATCGTCGCACATGTATGCAGTACGCAAGCGTTAGAGGATCAGTTGGCCAGATTTTGGGAGATCGAATCTTGTCAGTCTTCCAGTACGATGTCTGTCGAAGAATCGTCCTGCGAAGCCCATTTTGCTGCAACAACGACGAGAGATGATCTTGGCCGTTTCGTTGTTACTTtaccaaaaaaatttgaagtattACAGCAGCTTGGAAACGCTTACCCAACAGCCAAACGTCGCCTCCTCTCGCTGAGCCGTCGCCTCGAAGCAAATCATTCGCTTAAATTAGCCTACTCGTTGTTCCTAGAAGAATACCTCCAGCTTGGACACATGGAAGAAGTATCTCCAGATTCGATGACCACCACAAATGCTTCCTACTACCTTCCGCATCATTGCATCGTACGTACAGATAGCCTCACCACCAAACAAACCGACACTGGAACCTCACTGAACGACGTTTTGATGGTGGGACCGGTAGTGCAACAGGACCTTGTCAACATTACCATGCGTTTTCGGGTACCACGATATGCCATTATTTCGGATATCGAAAAAATGTACCGTCAAATTTGGGTACACCTACTTGACTGTCCTCTCCAGAGAATTTTGTGGATAGACAAACCAGGCGATCCGATTAGGGTCTTTCAGCTGAAAACAGTCACCTATGGAACTTCGGCTGCACCCTATCTTGCCACAAAATGTCTTCAAGAACTCGCAAAGCAGAGTAAATCGTCTCATCCAGCAGCTGCAAGTGTTCTGGCAAACgacttctacatggatgacatGATAAGCGGGGTCGACGGTGTGTTAGAAGGAAAGGTTCTATGCAGCCAGCTCCTACAGCTCCTTGAATCAGCTGGCTTCAGTCTGCGTAAATGGTCGTCGAACTCATCGGAAATTCTCGAATCCATTCCGGCACATCTTCGAGACGAACGCTTGGTATTCGACCTTGATTCAATGTCTTCAGTCAAAACGCTGGGACTCAAGTGGATCCCCGCATCAGACGAACTGGGGTTCCACGTACCAAAATGGAATAATGAGGAGGTCATCACGAAACGTATCGCCCTATCAGACTCCGCCCGTCTCTACGATCCTCTTGGCCTAGTAGGGCCCGTCATCGTACTCGCTAAGTGTTTCATGCAGGAACTCTGGGCAATCCAGAAAACCTGGGACGAACCATTGGAGGAAGAAATCCAACTGCGCTGGTTGCAATTCCGAAAGGAATTAGCTGCAATCGAATCAATCGTTGTTCCACGTTGGGTGATCTCAATGCAACAACCAATTATCATCGAGGCACACGGTTTTAGCGATGCATCCCAACGAGCATACGGAGCTTGCATCTATCTTCGTGTAGTGTCATCTAATGCAGATATATCGGTCCATCTTCTCACCTCGAAGTCTAAAGTCGCTCCGCTTGGGAAcagcaaaaatcaaaaaaagattAGTCTTCCACGTCTGGAACTATCCGGTGCACTGCTTCTCAGTCATCTCTTCCAAAAGGTCCGACACAGCTTGAAACTGGACCTCAAATGTTTCTACTGGGTAGATTCCACCATAGTTCTACATTGGTTGGCTGGGACACCTTCACGATGGAAGACATTTGTAGCAAACAGGGTTTCCGAAATCCAGCATATCAGCGCCGGTGGTAACTGGGGACACGTGTCTGGACTGGAAAACCCTGCGGACATCATATCACGTGGAATGTTGCCAACACAACTGAAGGAGATGGATATCTGGTGGCAAGGTCCCACTTGGCTTAGACAACCTTCCCGATTCTGGCCATCCCACATCCGTACGGCTGACGATGAGTTTTCCTCCGAAGATCTAGAAGAACAATCGACAACTCTTCCTGTTCAATGTCAACCTGCAAATCCTATCTTCAGCCTCCGATCATCATTCTCATCGCTCGTTCGTCTGGTGGCCTACGTACGCCGGTTCAGCCACAATTGCAGGCCTGCTAATCGCCAGAAGCAACTCTCCGGATTCCTCCGTACTACGGAGCTCAACGAAGCTACACATACTCTGGTTCGAATTGCTCAAGCCGAATCGTTTCCGAACGATATACAAGCCATTCGTTCTGATGGACAAATCAAACCGAACTCGAAGTTGAAATCTCTCTCTCCGATCATCATCGATGGCATTCTGCGCATTGGTGGCCGGCTTCGAAGCCTGTTTCCGAAGACCGAAAGCACCCGTGCATTTTGGCCACCCACCATCCTCTTACAGAACTGA
- the LOC129773996 gene encoding uncharacterized protein LOC129773996: MISYHEKLLHAGPQLIIATIREKFWPLRVRNLARKVVHGCLKCFRCKPSALEQIMGDLPVERVTPTFPFFNTGVDLCGPLFYRHAPRKSSPVKCYVAIFVCLATKAVHIELVADLSTNAFIMALKRFVARRGRPSVIECDNAKNFLGTSRTLAQLRDQFRSQQHKHSVTTYCSEEGIYFKFIPPRSPNFGGLWEAAVRSFKRHLKATIGLTILLKDDLETILTQIESCLNSRPLTQLTSDPEDLEILTPGHFLIHRPLVSIPEPSYEELPKNRLDRYQQTQEFVRRIWKRWSMDYLSGLHPRTKWTRLRENISIGTMVLLKDENLPPLKWRLGRVTQIIRGDDGNVRVVSVRTQDGEYRRAITKVCVLPVQQPAPAASNDILSGM; this comes from the coding sequence ATGATATCATATCACGAGAAGCTGCTTCATGCTGGACCACAGCTGATCATCGCTACTATACGTGAAAAATTCTGGCCACTGCGAGTACGCAACCTGGCGCGGAAAGTAGTACACGGTTGCCTCAAGTGCTTTCGCTGCAAACCTTCTGCTCTCGAACAAATCATGGGAGATTTACCTGTTGAACGTGTCACTCCGACATTCCCGTTCTTCAACACTGGTGTTGATCTCTGCGGGCCACTATTCTATCGACACGCTCCAAGAAAATCCTCTCCGGTCAAATGCTACGTGGCAATATTTGTGTGCCTTGCAACGAAAGCGGTTCACATCGAACTTGTAGCAGATCTTTCGACGAATGCGTTCATCATGGCTCTGAAACGCTTCGTAGCACGGCGTGGTAGGCCATCCGTCATCGAATGTGACAATGCGAAAAACTTTCTCGGCACCTCTCGAACGCTAGCGCAACTACGCGACCAATTTCGTTCTCAGCAGCACAAGCACTCCGTCACCACTTACTGTAGTGAAGAAGGGATCTACTTCAAGTTCATTCCCCCACGGTCGCCCAATTTTGGCGGACTTTGGGAAGCCGCGGTCAGATCATTCAAGAGGCATCTCAAGGCAACGATCGGATTAACTATTCTTCTCAAGGATGACCTCGAAACGATCCTGACGCAGATTGAGAGCTGTCTAAATTCCCGTCCGCTGACTCAGTTGACATCCGATCCAGAGGACTTGGAAATTCTAACTCCAGGTCACTTTCTTATACATCGTCCGCTGGTCTCTATCCCGGAACCGTCATATGAAGAATTGCCGAAAAATCGTCTGGACCGTTACCAGCAAACTCAAGAATTCGTTCGACGCATCTGGAAGCGTTGGAGCATGGACTACCTGTCCGGACTGCACCCCCGCACCAAATGGACCCGCCTACGGGAAAATATCAGCATCGGGACGATGGTGCTGTTAAAGGACGAAAATCTTCCTCCGCTCAAGTGGCGCTTGGGCCGCGTGACGCAGATCATCCGTGGTGACGATGGGAACGTTCGGGTAGTCTCTGTCCGAACCCAGGATGGCGAATATCGACGCGCAATTACGAAGGTTTGCGTGCTTCCTGTGCAGCAACCAGCACCTGCTGCATCCAACGACATTCTCTCCGGCATGTAA
- the LOC129773998 gene encoding uncharacterized protein LOC129773998: protein MASASKSLRRQEQFCLDTMENVLHFMHNYDEVRDKFQIEGWKTRLNEVFSNFQTIRLKLELIDEEEESEEREDEYRRVRDSFEKNYVKVIGFLAAADRKANPPVPPAVASSSVNLNPNPTLSRIKLPEVKLPTFDGTFAEWLSFRDSFKSLIDSNPNLCEVDKLSYLLGSLTKDAKRIVESIEITSANYSVAWELLQNRFDNNRSKNVFRLSFLDRTYKERML from the coding sequence ATGGCATCGGCTTCGAAATCATTACGAAGGCAAGAGCAGTTCTGCCTTGATACCATGGAAAACGTGCTGCATTTCATGCACAATTATGATGAAGTGAGAGACAAATTTCAAATTGAAGGTTGGAAAACTCGTTTGAATGAGGTTTTTTCTAATTTCCAAACGATTCGGTTGAAGTTGGAATTGATCGACGAGGAAGAAGAAAGTGAAGAGAGAGAAGATGAATATCGAAGAGTTCGGGATTCGTTCGAGAAAAACTATGTGAAGGTGATTGGCTTTCTTGCAGCCGCTGATCGCAAGGCAAATCCTCCTGTTCCTCCAGCCGTTGCTTCCAGCTCGGTCAACCTGAATCCTAACCCAACTCTATCTAGAATAAAGCTTCCTGAAGTGAAGCTGCCTACCTTCGATGGTACATTCGCTGAGTGGTTATCATTCCGTGACTCATTCAAGAGTCTTATCGATTCAAACCCTAATTTATGTGAAGTTGACAAGCTTTCCTATTTATTAGGATCTCTTACGAAAGATGCCAAACGTATAGTGGAATCGATTGAGATTACGTCGGCAAATTATTCGGTTGCGTGGGAGTTACTACAAAATCGTTTCGACAACAATCGTTCTAAAAACGTATTTAGACTCTCTTTTCTCGATAGAACCTATAAAGAGAGAATGCTATGA